In a single window of the Chondrocystis sp. NIES-4102 genome:
- a CDS encoding ferredoxin, giving the protein MTTISFVKENKEVIAAMGSNLREKALQNKIDIYTLGGKLRNCGGYGQCATCIVEVVEGMDNLSPKTDFEQRKLRKKPENYRLACQTLVNGSVKINTKPKPGKK; this is encoded by the coding sequence ATGACGACTATTAGCTTTGTGAAGGAAAATAAAGAAGTAATCGCTGCAATGGGATCTAATCTACGTGAAAAAGCTCTCCAAAATAAAATTGATATCTATACCCTGGGGGGAAAATTAAGAAACTGTGGCGGTTATGGGCAGTGTGCTACTTGTATTGTCGAGGTAGTAGAAGGGATGGATAATCTCTCGCCTAAAACCGATTTTGAACAACGCAAACTCAGAAAAAAACCCGAAAACTATCGTTTAGCTTGTCAAACCCTGGTTAATGGTTCAGTTAAAATCAACACCAAACCCAAGCCTGGCAAGAAATAA
- a CDS encoding phosphopantetheine-protein transferase, giving the protein MFIKYINLKPLCNIFYIIGLDCQCESHFLKLFEQLNKRNNSVRDNNQDITWQQLTQHPVLNDSQVHVWRANLDLPTNTIEQLTSYLSEDEIARAYKFRFQQHQRRFIAARGILRQILGNYLQISPPNLQFEYSDRGKPSISNNALQFNVSHSHEYALYGFTYQQAIGVDLEYTRSMPDTLKIAQRFFSPREFKLISDVTSEQQSTTFFKIWTAKEAYLKAVGTGLSGSLSAVEISLDLDLHPQLIAIDGSTTALSNWSIYPCIPTTDYQAAIAISTPVTPDKIYLYNWHP; this is encoded by the coding sequence TTGTTTATTAAATATATAAATTTGAAACCTTTATGTAATATATTTTATATCATTGGTCTAGATTGTCAATGTGAATCGCACTTTTTAAAATTATTTGAGCAATTAAATAAAAGAAATAATTCAGTGAGAGATAATAATCAAGATATAACCTGGCAACAACTTACCCAACACCCAGTATTAAATGATTCTCAAGTTCATGTCTGGCGCGCCAATTTAGATTTACCTACAAATACAATTGAGCAGCTAACTAGTTATTTATCTGAGGATGAAATAGCAAGAGCCTATAAATTTCGTTTTCAGCAACATCAAAGAAGATTTATCGCAGCCAGAGGCATTTTAAGACAAATATTAGGGAATTACCTGCAAATTAGCCCCCCCAACCTACAATTTGAATATAGCGATCGCGGTAAACCGTCAATATCTAATAATGCTCTCCAGTTTAATGTTTCCCATTCCCATGAATACGCACTCTACGGCTTTACTTATCAGCAAGCGATCGGTGTTGATCTAGAATACACTCGTTCTATGCCCGACACACTTAAAATTGCTCAACGTTTCTTTTCCCCTAGGGAATTTAAATTAATATCAGACGTTACAAGCGAGCAACAAAGCACAACTTTCTTTAAAATTTGGACAGCCAAAGAAGCCTATTTAAAAGCAGTCGGCACAGGTTTATCTGGTTCTTTATCCGCCGTGGAAATATCCTTAGATCTAGATCTTCATCCCCAGTTAATAGCAATTGATGGTAGTACAACCGCCCTATCTAATTGGTCTATCTATCCCTGTATACCAACGACAGACTATCAAGCAGCGATCGCCATTAGCACTCCCGTAACCCCAGATAAAATATATTTATATAATTGGCATCCTTAA
- a CDS encoding PBS lyase HEAT domain protein repeat-containing protein yields MDKRFSNIFNLTEDQAIALLKQPLDTEDGTSERYVGAAHLINFPTPRAIEALIEAIDDRDPALANRIARRKAVESLGRLKATEALPTLKSCLAEEDPLMVENAVWAIGEITTEDPNIIEAIANLLTKPNQTYRVIIHTLANFHYQPAIERIKPFCDYQDQSIASAAIASVARLTGDYSQMERVVEFLQHSDVNVRRACIQDLIDAEYYPAISAIAIAPISIAFRLRGIKILATKGIKTGKISFDQIESSLDQVIRDRPTDIEMVHEYDQPPAIEFLIRELYHTDFGRCYLASKTLLTTYPQQAPAALLKTYTEEAHNDYGAHFHVIKLLGLLNYQPAYNLILEALHNTSPQFQKSRAAAAIALGNLPATEAIPILKATLDTPIFDLKYACLLALEQLGENCWDMVINDHDPLIQVLAKQRQLNN; encoded by the coding sequence ATGGATAAAAGATTTTCTAATATATTTAATTTAACCGAAGATCAAGCGATCGCTTTATTAAAACAGCCTTTGGATACGGAAGATGGGACTAGTGAGCGTTATGTAGGTGCTGCCCATTTAATTAATTTTCCAACCCCTAGGGCAATTGAAGCCTTAATTGAAGCGATAGATGATCGAGATCCTGCTTTAGCTAATCGCATCGCCCGTAGGAAAGCTGTTGAGAGTTTGGGGCGGTTAAAAGCTACAGAAGCATTACCCACCTTAAAATCCTGTTTGGCAGAGGAAGATCCATTAATGGTAGAAAATGCTGTGTGGGCAATTGGGGAAATTACTACGGAAGATCCTAATATTATTGAAGCGATCGCCAATCTCTTAACTAAACCCAATCAAACCTATCGAGTTATTATACATACCCTAGCTAATTTCCATTATCAACCAGCAATTGAACGTATTAAGCCTTTTTGCGACTATCAAGATCAATCTATTGCTAGTGCTGCGATCGCCTCAGTAGCTCGTTTAACGGGTGATTATAGTCAAATGGAGCGCGTGGTAGAATTTTTACAACACAGTGATGTCAATGTTAGACGGGCTTGTATTCAAGATTTAATTGATGCGGAATATTATCCAGCAATAAGTGCGATCGCCATTGCCCCTATTTCGATCGCCTTCCGTTTACGGGGTATTAAAATCCTGGCTACTAAAGGTATTAAGACAGGGAAAATCAGCTTTGATCAGATTGAATCAAGTTTAGATCAAGTAATTCGCGATCGCCCGACGGATATCGAGATGGTGCATGAATACGATCAACCCCCAGCAATAGAATTTTTAATTAGGGAACTTTACCATACGGATTTTGGACGCTGTTATTTAGCAAGTAAAACTTTACTTACAACTTATCCCCAGCAAGCCCCAGCAGCATTATTAAAAACCTATACCGAAGAAGCCCATAATGACTATGGCGCACATTTCCATGTAATTAAACTATTAGGGTTATTAAACTATCAACCTGCATATAATTTAATCCTGGAAGCTTTACACAACACCTCCCCACAATTTCAAAAATCCCGTGCAGCAGCAGCGATCGCCCTAGGCAATTTGCCAGCAACCGAGGCAATTCCTATTTTAAAAGCAACTTTAGATACTCCTATCTTCGATCTTAAATATGCCTGTTTACTGGCACTTGAACAACTAGGCGAAAATTGCTGGGATATGGTGATCAATGATCACGATCCTTTAATTCAAGTCTTAGCCAAACAACGCCAATTAAATAATTAA
- a CDS encoding glutamyl-tRNA(Gln) amidotransferase subunit A, with product MYQGSIKALHQQLVKGECSAVEITQATLKQIAQVEPKVKAFISVTADQALATAKKVDAKIAAGETIGILEGIPIGIKDNLCTKGIKTTCASQILADFVPPYESTVTQKLIDAGAVIVGKTNLDEFAMGGSTENSSFQMTANPWDLERVPGGSSGGSAAAVAAGECVVSLGSDTGGSIRQPASLCGVVGMKPTYGLVSRYGLVAFGSSLDQVGPFARNVEDAAILLKEIAGHDPNDATSLKVDIPDYRQYLQPKLKAGLKIGIIKETFGDGLDPIVAEKIQAAIATLEELGAEVKEISCPRFRYGIAAYYIIAPSEASANLARYDAVRYGLRQNSDNLLEMYNNTRASGFGTEVKRRIMIGTYTLSAGYYDAYYLKAQKVRTLIKQDFERAFEEVDVLVSPTAPTTAFKAGDKTTDPLSMYLLDLMTIPVNLAGLPGMSIPCGFDNQGLPIGLQLISNVLREDLLFHTAYAYEQATQWHQQQPSL from the coding sequence ATGTACCAAGGAAGTATAAAAGCGTTACATCAGCAGTTAGTTAAGGGCGAATGTTCAGCCGTAGAAATTACTCAGGCTACTCTCAAACAAATTGCCCAAGTAGAACCAAAAGTAAAAGCCTTTATCTCCGTAACTGCGGATCAAGCTTTAGCCACCGCCAAGAAAGTAGATGCAAAAATAGCTGCTGGGGAAACTATTGGAATTTTAGAAGGAATTCCCATAGGAATAAAAGATAACCTCTGTACCAAAGGCATCAAAACTACTTGCGCTTCACAGATTTTAGCTGATTTTGTACCTCCTTATGAATCGACAGTTACCCAAAAACTCATCGATGCAGGTGCTGTAATAGTGGGTAAAACCAACTTAGACGAGTTTGCAATGGGAGGTTCGACAGAAAACTCTAGTTTCCAAATGACGGCTAACCCTTGGGACTTAGAAAGAGTACCTGGAGGTTCTTCTGGGGGTTCGGCTGCTGCTGTTGCTGCTGGAGAATGTGTGGTTTCTTTAGGTTCAGATACAGGCGGATCAATCCGTCAACCTGCTTCCCTTTGTGGTGTGGTTGGGATGAAGCCTACCTATGGTTTAGTTTCTCGCTATGGTTTAGTAGCTTTTGGTTCATCTTTAGATCAGGTTGGCCCATTTGCTCGTAATGTGGAAGATGCTGCCATTTTACTTAAAGAAATTGCAGGACATGATCCTAATGATGCAACTAGTTTGAAGGTAGATATCCCCGACTACAGACAATATTTACAACCAAAACTAAAGGCTGGTTTAAAAATTGGCATTATTAAAGAAACCTTTGGGGATGGATTAGATCCGATAGTAGCCGAAAAAATCCAAGCTGCGATCGCAACTTTAGAAGAATTGGGGGCAGAAGTTAAAGAGATTTCCTGTCCACGTTTTCGTTATGGAATAGCTGCTTATTATATTATTGCTCCTTCTGAAGCCTCCGCCAATTTAGCCCGCTATGACGCAGTTAGATATGGTTTGCGCCAAAACTCCGATAACCTATTGGAAATGTATAACAATACCAGGGCTTCTGGGTTTGGGACGGAAGTTAAACGACGAATTATGATTGGTACTTATACTTTGTCGGCAGGATATTATGATGCGTATTATCTTAAAGCTCAAAAGGTACGCACTTTAATTAAACAGGATTTTGAACGTGCGTTTGAAGAGGTGGATGTTTTAGTTTCTCCCACTGCACCAACTACAGCTTTTAAAGCAGGGGATAAAACCACAGATCCATTGAGTATGTATCTTTTAGATTTAATGACTATTCCTGTAAATTTAGCAGGTTTACCAGGTATGAGTATTCCTTGTGGGTTTGATAATCAGGGTTTACCCATTGGTTTGCAATTAATTAGTAATGTTTTACGCGAAGATTTACTATTTCATACTGCTTATGCTTATGAACAAGCAACACAATGGCATCAACAACAACCCAGTCTTTAG
- a CDS encoding NAD(P)H dehydrogenase subunit NdhF3 family protein, translated as MNDFFSQTIWLVPLYSLSGALFTLPWSPGIIRQTGPRPAGYISTVMTVIGLVHSLLALRVTVQQPVKYLSFDWLHAANLDIAFELEVSTITVSALVLILGLNFLAKIYAIGYMEMDWGWARFYSMLALFEGGMCTLVLCNSLFFSYVVLEILTLGTYLLIGLWFNQSLVVTGARDAFLTKRVGDLILLMGVVALLPLAGTWNYTELGEWAKTANLSPGVANLLCLALIAGPLGKCAQFPLHLWLDEAMEGPMPATILRNTVVVSTGAWVLIKLQPVLALSPLALSTMIGIGSVTAIGAGLIAIAQIDIKRSLSYSVSAYMGLVFIAVGTQQDDTALRLLFTYAIAMSLLVMSIGSVVLNTITQDLTQYGGLWSRRPISGLAFLVGAAAMVACPPFGCFWILTEMADNLWHTHPTLVGVLLIVNGLTAFSLTREFSLIFGGKPKPMTVRSPEGLWALVLPMTFGMGFALHVPILLDKWNLLPGWENLNFAVATLLVISTFIGAGAAAYIYLTDKIAKPIQLKHKAVQDFFAYDLYTAQIYRVTIIFAVGLVSQIVYWFDRYLVDGVINLFGLATIFSGESLKYNVSGQTQFYFLSILLGVILFVGVICFPFLAQLSVNPVF; from the coding sequence ATGAATGATTTTTTTAGTCAAACTATTTGGCTAGTTCCTCTATACTCCTTGAGTGGTGCGCTATTTACCCTTCCTTGGTCACCTGGAATTATCCGTCAAACAGGGCCAAGACCTGCGGGTTATATTAGCACCGTCATGACCGTGATCGGCTTAGTTCATAGTCTTTTGGCGTTAAGAGTAACTGTGCAGCAACCTGTAAAGTATTTATCTTTTGACTGGCTTCACGCTGCGAATTTAGATATTGCTTTTGAATTGGAAGTTTCCACGATTACAGTATCCGCTTTAGTCCTAATTTTGGGGTTAAATTTCCTTGCCAAAATCTACGCCATTGGTTATATGGAAATGGATTGGGGTTGGGCGCGATTTTATTCAATGCTTGCCCTATTTGAAGGGGGAATGTGTACTTTAGTTTTATGTAACTCTCTCTTCTTTAGTTACGTGGTATTGGAAATTCTCACCCTGGGTACTTACTTATTAATTGGTTTATGGTTTAACCAGTCTTTGGTGGTTACAGGTGCGAGGGATGCTTTTTTGACAAAACGGGTAGGGGATTTAATCCTTTTGATGGGGGTAGTTGCCTTATTACCTCTAGCTGGAACTTGGAACTATACTGAGTTGGGAGAATGGGCAAAAACTGCTAATTTAAGCCCAGGTGTTGCTAATTTACTCTGTTTAGCTTTAATTGCGGGCCCATTGGGTAAATGCGCTCAATTTCCTTTGCATCTTTGGTTAGATGAAGCGATGGAAGGGCCGATGCCTGCAACTATTTTGAGAAATACTGTAGTGGTTTCTACTGGTGCATGGGTATTAATTAAATTGCAACCAGTTTTAGCTTTATCGCCTCTGGCTTTAAGTACCATGATTGGCATTGGATCAGTTACTGCAATTGGTGCTGGTTTGATTGCGATCGCTCAGATAGATATTAAACGTTCTTTATCTTATTCCGTTAGTGCCTACATGGGTTTGGTGTTTATCGCCGTGGGGACACAACAGGATGATACTGCTTTAAGACTACTCTTTACCTATGCGATCGCTATGTCTTTGTTGGTGATGAGTATTGGTAGTGTGGTTTTAAACACAATTACTCAAGATCTTACTCAATATGGGGGTTTGTGGTCGCGTCGCCCTATATCTGGACTTGCTTTCCTAGTGGGTGCAGCAGCTATGGTGGCTTGTCCTCCTTTTGGCTGTTTTTGGATTTTAACAGAAATGGCAGATAATCTTTGGCATACTCACCCCACTTTAGTAGGAGTGTTATTGATTGTTAATGGTTTAACCGCTTTTAGTTTGACAAGGGAATTTAGTTTAATTTTTGGTGGTAAACCTAAACCAATGACAGTGCGATCGCCTGAAGGTTTATGGGCGTTAGTTTTACCTATGACTTTTGGTATGGGCTTTGCTTTGCACGTCCCAATTTTATTAGATAAATGGAATTTATTACCTGGGTGGGAAAATCTTAATTTTGCTGTGGCTACACTCTTAGTTATTTCTACTTTTATTGGGGCAGGTGCAGCAGCTTATATTTATCTTACTGATAAGATTGCTAAACCAATTCAACTTAAACATAAAGCCGTTCAAGACTTTTTTGCTTACGATCTTTACACTGCTCAAATATATCGCGTAACTATCATTTTTGCTGTAGGGTTAGTGTCACAAATTGTTTACTGGTTTGATCGTTATTTAGTTGATGGTGTAATTAATTTATTCGGTTTAGCCACAATTTTTAGTGGTGAAAGTTTAAAGTATAACGTTTCGGGACAAACTCAATTTTATTTCCTCTCTATCTTATTAGGAGTAATTTTATTTGTTGGCGTAATTTGCTTTCCTTTTCTTGCCCAACTTTCTGTTAATCCTGTTTTTTAA
- a CDS encoding carbonic anhydrase, with the protein MINSNKITQEFSRRRLMQFGAGFIGTATLASVLGLEFNDPQPAIAENDMTPDQALEKLMAGNKRFLENKAVNDNSSLEYLQSISEEQKPFAAILGCADSRSSLEVVFDQGFGNLFVVRNAGNVATPEETGSLEFGSLVLGAKVLMVMGHYSCGAIKAAMSGEEVPGSIGSILSKITPAVSDYQGQEKDKESVQKAAKANVMLQVRKLKNSPVLSELIASNQLKIVGGYFDFTTGEVTVLS; encoded by the coding sequence TTGATCAACTCCAACAAAATTACTCAAGAATTTTCTCGTCGTAGATTAATGCAATTTGGGGCAGGTTTTATCGGAACTGCCACCTTAGCTAGTGTTTTGGGTTTAGAATTTAATGATCCTCAGCCTGCTATAGCAGAAAACGATATGACTCCTGACCAAGCTTTAGAAAAGTTAATGGCAGGAAATAAACGATTTCTTGAAAACAAAGCTGTGAATGATAATAGTTCTCTAGAGTATTTACAATCTATTTCTGAAGAGCAAAAACCCTTTGCTGCTATTTTAGGATGTGCAGATTCTCGTTCTTCTCTTGAGGTTGTTTTTGACCAAGGATTTGGCAATTTATTTGTCGTGCGTAATGCAGGTAATGTTGCTACGCCAGAAGAAACTGGTAGTTTAGAATTTGGCTCTCTAGTATTAGGTGCTAAAGTTTTAATGGTCATGGGTCATTATAGCTGTGGTGCAATTAAAGCTGCTATGTCTGGGGAAGAAGTACCAGGATCTATTGGTAGTATTTTGTCAAAAATTACGCCTGCGGTAAGTGATTATCAAGGACAAGAAAAAGATAAGGAATCTGTACAAAAAGCTGCAAAAGCGAACGTTATGCTACAGGTTAGAAAATTAAAAAACTCGCCAGTTTTATCTGAATTAATAGCAAGTAATCAGTTAAAAATTGTTGGTGGATACTTTGATTTCACAACTGGTGAAGTAACTGTTTTATCTTAA
- the ndhD3 gene encoding NADH dehydrogenase subunit 4: MLSFLLCLPVIGAILIGVLPGKIESAKLRQITTIFALIIFIWTVGLLAKFDVSDTGWHFKEYLPWAEPIGLSYSLAVDGLSLPLLVLNALLTIIAIYSIGENIERPRLYYSLILLINAGITGALVAQNLLLFVIFYELELIPFYLMIAIWGGEKRGYAAIKFLLYTAVSGLLVLAAFLGIGFLNGSANFDYDTINTAGLSLKTQLILLSILLVGFGIKIPLVPLHTWLPDAYTEASPAVTILLGGILAKLGTYGLIRFGLQLFPETWAIVAPGLAIIGTISVLYGALSAIAQRDIKRMVAYSSIGHMGYILVAVAAGTELSILGAVAQMIAHGLILALLFHLVGIVERKVGTRDLDVLNGLMNPIRGLPLTSALLIMAGMASAGIPGLVGFVAEFIIFQGSFTTFPIPTLLCIIASGLTAVYFVILLNRTCFGKLDNKLAYYPKVMRSESIPAFVLTVMIIFLGVQPNWLLGWIEPTTDLLALDVSKSESVAAMKTTPQLGNYKAKLPIPNPQLNYFWRK, translated from the coding sequence ATGCTTAGTTTTTTACTCTGCTTACCTGTCATAGGGGCAATTCTCATAGGAGTTTTGCCAGGAAAAATAGAATCAGCAAAATTAAGACAAATTACTACCATTTTTGCTCTAATAATTTTTATTTGGACAGTTGGCTTACTTGCTAAATTCGATGTTAGTGATACAGGGTGGCATTTTAAGGAATACTTACCTTGGGCCGAACCAATTGGTTTAAGTTATAGTTTGGCTGTCGATGGTTTATCTTTACCGCTTCTAGTTTTAAATGCTTTACTTACAATAATTGCCATTTATAGCATTGGGGAAAATATAGAACGTCCTCGCCTTTACTACTCCTTAATTCTTCTAATTAATGCAGGGATTACAGGGGCATTAGTTGCTCAAAATCTCCTATTATTTGTCATTTTTTACGAACTAGAATTAATTCCTTTCTACTTAATGATTGCCATTTGGGGAGGGGAAAAAAGAGGTTATGCTGCAATTAAATTCCTACTCTATACAGCCGTATCAGGATTATTAGTTTTAGCTGCTTTTTTGGGTATTGGTTTTCTCAATGGTTCTGCCAATTTCGATTACGATACAATTAATACTGCTGGGTTATCTCTAAAAACTCAACTAATCCTACTCAGTATTCTTTTAGTCGGTTTTGGTATAAAAATTCCTTTAGTACCATTACATACCTGGTTACCTGATGCCTACACAGAAGCTTCCCCTGCGGTAACAATACTTTTGGGCGGTATCTTGGCAAAACTTGGTACTTATGGCTTAATCCGCTTCGGTTTACAATTATTCCCCGAAACTTGGGCAATTGTCGCCCCAGGACTAGCAATTATCGGTACAATTAGTGTCCTCTATGGTGCGTTAAGTGCGATCGCTCAACGGGATATTAAACGCATGGTGGCATACAGTTCTATCGGTCACATGGGCTATATCTTAGTGGCTGTGGCTGCTGGTACGGAGTTAAGTATTTTGGGTGCAGTGGCACAAATGATCGCTCACGGTTTAATTTTAGCTTTACTCTTCCATTTAGTGGGTATTGTTGAACGCAAAGTTGGGACTCGCGATTTAGACGTGCTTAATGGTTTAATGAACCCTATACGTGGTTTACCCCTAACCAGTGCCTTGTTAATTATGGCTGGTATGGCTAGTGCGGGTATTCCTGGTTTGGTGGGTTTTGTGGCTGAATTTATTATTTTCCAAGGTAGTTTTACCACTTTCCCCATCCCTACCCTACTTTGTATCATTGCTTCGGGCTTAACTGCGGTTTACTTCGTTATTCTGCTTAATCGTACTTGTTTTGGTAAGTTAGATAATAAATTGGCATACTATCCCAAGGTTATGCGATCTGAAAGCATTCCTGCCTTTGTTTTAACAGTAATGATTATTTTCTTAGGAGTTCAACCTAACTGGTTATTAGGCTGGATTGAACCGACTACAGATTTATTGGCATTAGACGTTAGTAAAAGCGAATCAGTTGCTGCTATGAAAACTACTCCTCAGCTTGGTAACTATAAAGCTAAATTACCAATTCCCAATCCACAATTAAATTATTTTTGGCGTAAATAA
- a CDS encoding CO2 hydration protein: protein MVQTPIKESTAKLPPSTHHFAEVIHRLEAGGSMLPDTPENLMQIIGIYKAYAVPMDFYWRDLLYIAERVFLEPLPFFKYFLPQEYLDLHNHYAGDDADLRIWRGVATAHPELLEFMEKGKTKKMSKLMHHLWHDRINMEFAEACMRAMLWHGRDMGWGKFDAYLDTEEYKANADRAIKAYFKNNPAMLGLYKLFPEMFLEQVRQLSYYSNLGLFWEVMAPVFFEMSDIYDEGGFKGVPDAMNFLVNGIFAIAGRPIYHHVYIGDECYEIIPKSKGFTWLYEAALPYVEAVFYRTAPFRGTKSYNAQAKQVPEAQKDFHYGILYADVFPVGTAGIPPTLLMDDMYHFLPNYLQEYYQKHGRGEDDILIQLGITFQRSMYNVTSAVIQALRQALLYPLDDPNPKHLLKNRAFFEAQMDRFIRPEARLRDIQSSDYR, encoded by the coding sequence ATGGTACAAACACCAATAAAAGAATCAACAGCTAAACTACCTCCTTCCACCCATCACTTTGCTGAGGTGATCCATCGTTTGGAAGCTGGGGGGTCGATGTTACCAGATACACCAGAGAATTTGATGCAGATTATCGGTATTTATAAAGCCTATGCTGTACCGATGGATTTTTACTGGCGCGACTTATTATATATTGCTGAACGAGTATTTTTAGAACCTCTACCATTTTTTAAATACTTCTTACCTCAAGAATATCTCGACTTACACAATCATTATGCTGGTGATGATGCTGACTTGAGAATTTGGCGCGGAGTCGCTACCGCCCACCCTGAATTATTGGAATTCATGGAGAAGGGAAAAACCAAAAAGATGTCTAAATTAATGCATCATCTTTGGCACGATCGCATTAACATGGAATTTGCAGAAGCTTGTATGCGCGCTATGCTATGGCATGGTCGAGATATGGGTTGGGGTAAGTTTGATGCCTATTTAGATACGGAAGAATATAAAGCCAATGCAGACAGGGCAATTAAAGCCTATTTTAAAAATAATCCTGCTATGTTGGGGCTATATAAACTGTTTCCTGAAATGTTTTTAGAACAAGTTAGACAGTTATCTTACTATTCCAACTTGGGTTTATTTTGGGAAGTAATGGCACCTGTATTCTTTGAAATGTCGGATATTTACGATGAGGGTGGATTTAAAGGTGTCCCCGATGCCATGAATTTCTTGGTTAATGGGATATTTGCGATCGCTGGTCGCCCCATCTACCATCATGTTTATATTGGCGATGAGTGTTACGAAATTATCCCTAAATCTAAAGGCTTTACCTGGCTATATGAAGCTGCTTTACCTTATGTTGAAGCTGTATTTTATCGCACCGCCCCTTTCCGTGGCACAAAATCTTATAACGCCCAAGCAAAACAAGTCCCCGAAGCCCAGAAAGATTTCCATTACGGAATATTATACGCAGATGTCTTTCCTGTAGGTACTGCTGGTATTCCTCCAACATTATTAATGGATGATATGTATCACTTCCTACCCAACTATCTGCAAGAATACTATCAAAAACATGGTCGAGGTGAAGACGATATCTTAATACAATTGGGTATTACTTTCCAGCGATCAATGTACAATGTGACCTCAGCCGTAATTCAAGCTTTGCGTCAGGCATTATTATATCCTTTAGACGATCCTAATCCTAAACACCTACTCAAAAATAGGGCGTTTTTTGAAGCTCAGATGGATCGTTTTATCCGCCCAGAAGCACGTTTAAGAGATATTCAATCTTCTGATTATCGTTAA
- a CDS encoding S-layer domain protein: protein MKNPNNVQIFKKILFYGIVTLSLFSFQAITNSNPVLSQAANLENFTDITGIEGEKEINDLTQLGVIEATSNQFQPSTAITRGEYIAWLVKTYNELHKYPIALPVNYMDAFPDVAPSHSHSIYIQAAYDAGFLAGFADGTFRPDEVLTREQAIAIKARFDTTRSGKDSRPADKLRIFMEKTKGFQDAASMSDEFVPYLAFDFGNAAGGRNFQRVYGTTTIYAPQKPVTKAEAAILLSKFRKGKSIEEVLKNK from the coding sequence GTGAAAAACCCAAATAATGTTCAAATATTCAAGAAAATATTATTTTATGGCATAGTAACCTTGAGTCTATTTAGTTTTCAAGCAATAACTAACAGTAATCCTGTTTTATCGCAAGCTGCCAATTTAGAAAATTTTACAGATATTACAGGTATTGAGGGAGAAAAGGAGATAAATGATCTAACTCAATTAGGGGTTATTGAAGCGACATCTAATCAATTTCAACCATCAACAGCTATTACAAGAGGTGAATATATTGCTTGGTTGGTGAAAACCTATAATGAACTACATAAGTACCCGATCGCTTTACCAGTAAATTACATGGATGCTTTTCCAGACGTAGCACCATCCCATTCTCATTCTATATATATTCAAGCTGCCTATGATGCTGGATTTTTAGCTGGGTTTGCAGATGGCACTTTTCGACCCGATGAAGTTTTAACAAGAGAACAAGCGATCGCCATAAAAGCTCGTTTCGATACAACCCGAAGTGGTAAAGATAGTCGCCCTGCTGATAAGCTGCGGATCTTTATGGAAAAAACTAAAGGATTTCAAGACGCAGCGAGTATGTCTGATGAGTTTGTTCCTTATTTAGCTTTCGATTTTGGTAATGCTGCTGGTGGAAGAAACTTTCAAAGAGTTTATGGTACTACTACAATTTATGCGCCTCAAAAACCTGTAACTAAAGCGGAAGCTGCTATTCTTCTTTCTAAATTTCGTAAAGGAAAAAGCATAGAAGAAGTACTTAAAAACAAGTAA
- a CDS encoding beta-Ig-H3/fasciclin, translating into MPDIVDIAVSNENFTTLVTAVKAANLVDALKSPGPFTVFAPTDDAFAKLPPGTIQTLVQNIPQLARILTYHVVSGKLMQADLAKVDSVISLEGSPISIDCSDAFEVKNATVIAADIEADNGVIHVIDNVILMG; encoded by the coding sequence ATGCCAGATATTGTTGATATTGCTGTTAGTAATGAAAACTTTACTACCTTAGTAACGGCTGTCAAAGCAGCTAATTTAGTAGACGCTTTAAAAAGTCCTGGCCCCTTTACAGTTTTTGCTCCTACTGATGATGCCTTTGCAAAATTACCACCAGGCACAATTCAAACTTTAGTGCAAAATATACCCCAATTAGCTCGCATCCTTACCTATCATGTAGTTTCTGGTAAATTAATGCAAGCAGATTTAGCTAAAGTTGATTCGGTTATTTCTTTAGAAGGTTCACCAATTTCTATCGATTGTTCTGATGCTTTTGAAGTGAAAAATGCTACGGTAATTGCAGCAGATATTGAGGCAGATAATGGTGTAATTCACGTAATTGATAACGTAATTTTAATGGGATAA